GACAACCACGACTACTCCAGGCAGCTTTTTCATGTGACGAATACCTGTAAGATCCTTCTCCAGTTTTTCCCTTTTTCTTCTTTTCTGAAGAATCTCCTTTTTCGTCATGCTTGCAGGAAACCCATCCTTCTCAGCCTTTTCAAGTTCAACCAGGGTTTCTATGCCTTTAGAAATGGTCTTGAAATTAGTGAGCATGCCCCCCATCCATCTTTCAGTAACGTAGTACTGACCACATCTTATGGCGTGTTCCTTCAAACATTCCCTTCCCTGCTTCTTTGTGGCAACGAAAAGAACGCTTTTTCCGGACGCGACAGTTTTAGCGATCAGATTGGAGGCATCCTCCAGAAGGGCTCTGGATTTTTTGAGATCAATGATATGAATACCGTTTCGAGCCATGAAGATGTAATTCCGCATTTTCGGGTTCCATCGACTTTTCTGGTGACCGAAGTGAATTCCGGCCTCCAGCATTTCCTGCATGGAAGGTATTTCCATTTAATTATCCTTTCGGTTATCCGCCGGCTGATTTGATTGAACCAATCTCCGTGTAACGGAGACACCGAGGTTATCACCACCAGCCGTGTGTATTCAGATGAGGCAGATAAATATCATGCACATCTGTGTTTATCGTTTTGAGAACTGGAAGCGCTTTCTTGCTTTCGGCTGACCGTATTTCTTTCTCTCGACTATTCTTGGGTCTCGCCGAAGCATCCCTTCCGATTTCAGCAAAGGCCTGAATTCGGGATCTATTGTAACCAGAGCTCTTGCTATTCCAAGTCTTATTGCGCCGGCCTGCCCGGTAATTCCACCACCGTGAACATTTACAAGCAGATCGTACTTGCTCGATACTCCAACTGTTTCAAGTGGCTCAAATGCATGCTCAAACTGCCTGAGAAGGACAAAATACTCTCCTGGGTCTCTTTGGTTAACCTTGATTTTACCGTTTCCAGGTCTCAGATAGCACCTTGCAGTTGCTTTTTTTCTTCTTCCTACACCTATGTACTGCTTCATCTCACCTCCCTTGAAACATTAATTTTAAGAATCTGTGGTTCCTGAGCTTCATGCGGGTGTTCATTTCCGGCATAAATCTTCAGTTTCCTGATCTGCTTTCGAGCAAGTCTGTTCTTTGGCAGCATCCCCTGAACAGCTTTTCTGAGAATTCTGTCAGGATGCTTATCAAGCAGTTCTATCATGCGAGTAACCTTCCTGCCACCAGGATATCCTGTATGACGATGGTACTCTTTCTGCTCAAGCTTTCTACCCGTAAACCGCATTTTCTCAACATTTGTTACAATAATGAAATCACCGGTATCGATATGCGGAGTATATACCGGCTTGTTTTTGCCCTGAAGTATCATGGCAATTGTCGAGGCCAATCTTCCAGGAGAGTGTCCTGCGGCATCGACCAGCCACCATTTTCTCTCAATTTCTCCGGTCTTGGCCGAATAGGTCTTCACTTTCATGAACCTCCATTGATCAAGCAAACTTCTTAATCCAGTGCTGCTGCACCAATATTTCCAGTGATTCTTCAGAAGAATATCGCTGGAACACATCTACTTACAAGAACTACCTTCTACTTATCCGAAAGTTATACCATCCCTGAAAGTTCTGCTTCTCAGATAACTCCCGCAACTCTGGAGTGTATTACCGGATGCAAAACTGCCGAAGGGAACAGGTAAACTGCTTTAATTCAGTCAAAAAGTCAAGGTCAGAAGATGTACTCATTCTCTATAATACCGGTTATTTCTTCAAGCAGTTCACGTCTTCGAGCCGAGTTATAGGTTCTGGCAGCTTTTGAGCCGCCGTAGATATTTCCGCCATAGAAAGAAAGGCTCAGCCATCCGAGAAGGACAGATGTGGTTGTGTTCTCTTCCTGCAACGATTCGTAGAACAGGTAGGCCATTAATCCATTAACTCCCAGCGCAATCACTCCATCCGTGAAATGCCCGCATATCATCTGTCCTGACCCCGGTAATACCGCGCTGGACAATCCACACCAGAAGGGACTTCTTTCAGGCAGAGAGGAACCTCTGGAGACAACCCCTGCAAGCCGTTCCGCTCCGGAAGCAAATGGCCCTCCGGAAGATGATATCCTTGAAAGCTCTTCCGCCGAGCTGTCCCATCTTCCCATTCTAGCGTACATAAGCCCCGCCATGATATCTGCTCTGTTCTGTATTCCAATATCGGCAGCAGTACGAGCGGCATCGACATACGCAAGCCTTGCCGAAGTGAATTCACCGGTTTCCTCCAGTACTGCACCTGCTCCCATGAGAGCACCCGCCTGCATATCACGATCAGTCAGATAGCCACCAAGGAAAGTATAGAGAAACAACGCGTCGCTGAAGCGGCCAATTTTCTGCAGGCATCCGGCCAGCCGGAGCGAAACCAGAGGACAAGAGAGAGTATCAGCATTGTTAGCATGAATAATTCTGAGATATTCTCCGGCAGCCAGCTCGTATTCTCCGCTTGAGTACAGAAAATCGGCATAGCCCGAATCAGGAGTTGAATGTGGAAATACTGTCAGAATGGCAGCAAGGATTGTCCCCAGCATATGCTTTCCTCTCTTTCCTCAACCGGATCCGATACACTGTACATTCCCGCTTCCGGATAATCGCCATACCCAAGTGATGCCGGATGGCATCTGGTCCACCTTTCAAGAGCCATCATCATTCCTACGACAAACCCGTGCGTCTGCATCGCCTCCTGGCCGTATTCTGAACAACTGGGAGAAAATACACATTTCCTGCCCAGGAGATCTCTAAAAACAGCCCTGTATTGAATGAAAAGAACATCACCGAAAGAATTTTCGATCTGAATTTCATCGTTCACCTCAGCAGGATTACTGAATATGCTGAACTGATCGGCATGATTCCCGGATAGCATGAACATGGCAATAATCTGGCAGATAATCGAGAATTTCATGAAAACCCGTGTTCGCATTTGCCTTCGAGCCTGTCCAGTGAGCACGCTTTCACTCCGCCGTCTTTGAAGATAGAAGTAATCTCATCATTCCAGACTGCAGGTACAACCCACAGCTCATACCCCTCCAGCAAAGCTGCTGCGGATCTGCCAACCAGTGACAAAGCTCTTTTCGAAGGGGGTATTCTTTCTGAAAACGATTGCGGGATTACAGCGATGTTATCTTTAACAAATGGCAGAAGCAATGAGATACCCGGCCATGGCTGTAATCGGAGAGGTCGACTGAATCCGTGTTCCCGAAGTATCTCCCAGGTATATCTGTATATATACCTTGCCTTTCTTGAATCAAGCCGATTATCAAGCTGCAGGACAGACCTCCTGAGTGCAGGAGGTGCTGGTGATGACAGAACTTCTGCCATGACCGACGGAAGATACAGGGGAATCTCAGAAACGGAATCAGGTTCAAGCATCCTTCTGCCAAGTTCTGTCCAGAAGTAAAGGAACCACCGGTTCCTCACGAAGTATCCTCTCCTGAATCAACAAAAGCACTCTTTATTACCATCATGATAA
This genomic window from Candidatus Aegiribacteria sp. contains:
- the rpsI gene encoding 30S ribosomal protein S9; the protein is MKQYIGVGRRKKATARCYLRPGNGKIKVNQRDPGEYFVLLRQFEHAFEPLETVGVSSKYDLLVNVHGGGITGQAGAIRLGIARALVTIDPEFRPLLKSEGMLRRDPRIVERKKYGQPKARKRFQFSKR
- the rplM gene encoding 50S ribosomal protein L13, whose translation is MKVKTYSAKTGEIERKWWLVDAAGHSPGRLASTIAMILQGKNKPVYTPHIDTGDFIIVTNVEKMRFTGRKLEQKEYHRHTGYPGGRKVTRMIELLDKHPDRILRKAVQGMLPKNRLARKQIRKLKIYAGNEHPHEAQEPQILKINVSREVR
- the yidD gene encoding membrane protein insertion efficiency factor YidD, which encodes MLSGNHADQFSIFSNPAEVNDEIQIENSFGDVLFIQYRAVFRDLLGRKCVFSPSCSEYGQEAMQTHGFVVGMMMALERWTRCHPASLGYGDYPEAGMYSVSDPVEEREESICWGQSLLPF